The following is a genomic window from Pecten maximus chromosome 19, xPecMax1.1, whole genome shotgun sequence.
tacagtataactactgtctgtgtctccctagatacgtGTACTACAGCATACctcctgtcggtgtctccctagatacgtGTACTACAGTATACCTCCTGTcagtgtctccctagatacatgtactacagtataactcaTGTCGGTGTCTCCTTAGATACAggtgtactacagtataactcctgtcggtgtctccttagatacatgtactacagtataactcctgtcagtgtctccctagatacatgtactacagtataggtcctgtcggtgtctccctagatacctgtactacagtatagttcctgtcggtgtctccctagatacatgtactacagtataactcctgtcagtgtctccctagatacatgtactacagtataggtcctgtcggtgtctccctagatacctGTACTACAGTATAGTTCCTGTcagtgtctccctagatacatgtactacagtataactactgtcagtgtctccctagatacatgtactacagtatagctcctgtctgtgtctccctagatacatgtactacagtataactcatgtcggtgtctccttagatacatgtactacagtataactcctgcctgtgtctccctagatacatgtactacagtatagctcctgtcggtgtctccctagatacatgtactacagtataactaatgtcggtgtctccctagatacatgtactacagtataactcctgtctgtgtctccctagatacatgtactacagtataactcctgtctgtgtctccctagatacatgtactacagtatagctcctgtcggtgtctccctagatacatgtactacagtataactaatgtcggtgtctccctagatacatgtactacagtataactcctgtctgtgtctccctagatacaggtgtactacagtataactcctgtcggtgtctccttagatacatgtactacagtatagctcctgtctgtgtctccctagatacatcTACTACAGTATAGCTCCTGTCTGTGTCTCTCTAGATACATCtactacagtataactcctgtcagtgtctccctagatacatgtactacagtataactcctGTCGGTGTCTcgctagatacatgtactacagtatagcTCCTGTCgatgtctccctagatacatgtactacagtataactcctgtctgtgtctccctagatacatgtactacagtataactcctgtcggtgtctccctagatacatgtactacagtataactcctgtctgtgtctccctagatacatgtactacagtataactcctgtctgtgtctccctagatacatgtactacagtatagctcctgtctgtgtctccctagatacatgtactacagtatacctcctgtcggtgtctccctagatacatgtactacagtataactcctgtctgtatctccctagatacatgtactacagtataactcctgtcggtgtctccctagatacatgtgtactacagtataactactgtcagtgtctccctagatacatgtactacagtatagctcctgtcggtgtctccctagatacatgtactacagtatacctcctgtcggtgtctccctagatacatgtactacagtataactcctgtcggtgtctccctagatacatgtactacagtatacctcctgtcggtgtctccctagatacatgtactacagtataactcctgtcggtgtctccctagatacatgtactacagtataactcctgtcggtgtctccctagatacatgtactacagtataactcctgtcggtgtctccctagatacatgtactacagtatacctcctgtcggtgtctccctagatacatgtactacagtataacccctgtcggtgtctccctagatacatgtactacagtatacctCCTGTcagtgtctccctagatacatgtactacagtataactcatgtcggtgtctccctagatacatgtactacagtataactactGTCTGTGTCTCCCtaggtacatgtactacagtataactcctgtctgtgtctccttggatacatgtactacagtataactcctgtctgtgtctccctagatacatgtactacagtatagcTCCTGCctgtgtctccctagatacatgtactacagtataactactgtcagtgtctccctagatacatgtactacagtatagctcctgtcggtgtctccctagatacacgtactacagtataactcatgtcggtgtctccctagatacacGTACTACAGTATAGctcctgtcggtgtctccctagatacatgtactacagtataactcctgtctgtgtctccctagatacatgtactacagtataactcctgtcggtgtctccctagatacatgtactacagtataactcctgtctgtgtctccctagatacatgtactacagtataactcctgtctgtgtctccctagatacatgtactacagtatagctcctgtctgtgtctccctagatacatgtactacagtatacctcctgtcggtgtctccctagatacatgtactacagtataactcctgtctgtatctccctagatacatgtactacagtataactcctgtcggtgtctccctagatacatgtgtactacagtataactactgtcagtgtctccctagatacatgtactacagtatagctcctgtcggtgtctccctagatacatgtactacagtatacctcctgtcggtgtctccctagatacatgtactacagtataactcctgtcggtgtctccctagatacatgtactacagtatacctcctgtcggtgtctccctagatacatgtactacagtataactcctgtcggtgtctccctagatacatgtactacagtataactcctgtcggtgtctccctagatacatgtactacagtataactcctgtcggtgtctccctagatacatgtactacagtatacctcctgtcggtgtctccctagatacatgtactacagtataacccctgtcggtgtctccctagatacatgtactacagtatacctCCTGTcagtgtctccctagatacatgtactacagtataactcatgtcggtgtctccctagatacatgtactacagtataactactGTCTGTGTCTCCCtaggtacatgtactacagtataactcctgtctgtgtctccttggatacatgtactacagtataactcctgtctgtgtctccctagatacatgtactacagtatagcTCCTGCctgtgtctccctagatacatgtactacagtataactactgtcagtgtctccctagatacatgtactacagtatagctcctgtcggtgtctccctagatacacgtactacagtataactcatgtcggtgtctccctagatacacGTACTACAGTATAGctcctgtcggtgtctccctagatacatgtactacagtataactcctgtctgtgtctccctagatacatgtactacagtataactcctgtcggtgtctccctagatacatgtactacagtataactcctgtctgtgtctccctagatacatgtactacagtataactcctgtctgtgtctccctagatacatgtactacagtatagcTCCTGTCcgtgtctccctagatacatgtactacagtatacctcctgtcggtgtctccctagatacatgtactacagtataactcctgtctgtatctccctagatacatgtactacagtataactcctgtcggtgtctccctagatacatgtgtactacagtataactactgtcagtgtctccctagatacatgtactacagtatagctcctgtcggtgtctccctagatacatgtactacagtatagctcctgtcggtgtctccttagatacatgtactacagtatacctcctgtcggtgtctccctagatacatgtactacagtatagctcctgtctgtgtctccctagatacatgtactacagtatagctcctgtctgtgtctccctagatacatgtactacagtataactcctgtcggtgtctccctagatacatgtactacagtataactcctgtcggtgtctccctagatacatgtactacagtatacctCCTGTcagtgtctccctagatacatgtactacagtataactcatgtcggtgtctccctagatacatgtactacagtataactactGTCTGTGTCTCCCtaggtacatgtactacagtataactcctgtctgtgtctccctggatacatgtactacagtataactcctgtctgtgtctccctagatacatgtactacagtatagcTCCTGCctgtgtctccctagatacatgtactacagtataactactgtcagtgtctccctagatacatgtactacagtatagctcctgtcggtgtctccctagatacacgtactacagtataactcatgtcggtgtctccctagatacacGTACTACAGTATAGctcctgtcggtgtctccctagatacacgtactacagtataactcatgtcggtgtctccctagatacacGTACTACAGTATACCTCCTGTctgtgtctccctagatacatgtactacagtataactcctgtctgtgtctctctagatacatgtactacagtataactcaTGTCGGTGTCTCCTTAGATACAGGTTTACTACAGTATAATTCCTGTctgtgtctccctagatacatgtactacagtataactcctGTCGTTTATAGCCCCTGTCTGTGTCTCCCTAGATTTATCTCGAATTCTACACGTATCTGTCATGTCCCTGTCCTACATACTAAATGTCTCGTATAACATTTGCGAGGACGTTCGACCTCATAATCCTATTCACTTCCTATTTCACATAGAAAACACGTTacttattttctttcaaatcaTACCGATTAGTTTCGTTAACCTGCGGCTTTTAAATACAACAACGATAAACTGTTTTGTTAAACAGGTATATGTTTTAGACATCGGGTACATGTAACTACATTTTGTACCACTATTGTGATTGTATGAAGTTTTACGGGAATACAGGGTTGAGTCGGTTAATATGCAACGCACGGCCTTGTAACGACGATATATATTGTTCACTTTTCTATAGACTGAAAATATCCATGAATATAAAAAACGACACGATCGAATAGATTTACCCGTGAAAACCTTACAGTCAACATTTTTCAATATATGGTAAGGCTATTGGCAATCTAATATGACGTAAGGAAAAATGCATCATATTAGTGTGTGTAACATTTCgtttgtgttgtttaacgtcctatctgCAATTAAAATCTAAGAAATACTTGATGAATACCGGCTGTAACCTGATGTGAATAATGTATTCATATGTTCTAAATGGTAGATGTTTTGAGTAAATATCATTGTACGACCTTGAAATTTTGATCACATACattattacatgaaaacatggGTTTTATCGCCTTCAATTCAGGTTCTATtaatgattggtttggtttgtttttgtttaacgtcctattaacagccagagtcatttaaggacgtgccaggtggaggaaaggtggaggaaagtcggagtacccggagaaaaaccaccggcctacggtcagtacctgtcTGGCcactgtcccacgtaggtttcgaactcgcaaatcagtggtggagggctagtgataaagtatcgggacaccttaaccactcggccaccactgTATTAATGAGAACAATGGTAGATGGTTTGAGGAAATATCATTGTCGGCGTTTTTTGAGAGATACTGCTTTGCAACTGTGGTACACTATACATTGTGCGACCTTGACACTTCGATCACATACATTACTACATGAAGGCCTAGCTATCGGGTTTTATAGCCTTCAATTCAGGTTGTATTGCTGAGACAATACTGGTTCgttctgttgttttatatctTGATTGATATCAACTGCAAATATAAaaattttagcggtaatcttattttagcgatttTCACACTAGAAGCTCTGTGCTAAAATATATTAGGATTGTGTTAATTACATTTTCTGTTATATGTATACCAGTTCTTTAGTCCAAAATATGGGCGCGCCGATTCATATTGATGCTaatctgttttaaaattaaGATATAGCTAAAATTGGAGTCCTCCAAAAATAGCACGCTTAAAGTGGTATGGGTTTAGAGACAGTGGGCagagggtttggtttggtttggtttatttttttaacgtcctattaacagtcagggtcatttaaggacgtgccaggttttggaggtggaggaaagccggagtacccggagaaaaaccaccggcctacggtcagtacctggcaactgccccacgtagctttcgaactcgcaacccagaggtggagggctagtgatgaagtgacgggacaccttaaccactcggccatcgcggccccttGGGCAGAGTGACCTGACACATACCAGAGTATCGAGTGTAGGAACCGACAGATTAATCTTTGGTCTGATAGCCCAGGTagatacatacatttgtaacgTTTTACATACTCACCTAAACGCTTGGAATCAGATGACGTGTAATACACACAATAGTCTAAAGCTAGACCCGTTACAAACACAGTTGAGATATCAGCATCTTGTAAGATCGTATCCAGGCCAGTTTGACTGATTTGACCATTGTCAAAGAATGCAGAGTAGGAATCAACCTGAAAGttgtaatgaaatataatatttacataaaacataatatGTTGAAAACGGAAAAAAATTTATGTTCATATCTAGTTCTGAAAATACCACAGCAAAAATTATGTCAACAGAAAATTAGTTTCCCCTCACAACCCATTTACCATAGAACACAACAATAAGTATCGTGTACATCGACAATGATGTTACCCAATATGTGCGTTACTGCAAAGGTTGTCTTTTCAGATAGACCAAATTGCTGCGATTTTAATCAATCATCGTAAATAGTGAAAACTAAAATCTGTCGCGAAAATAACCTTCATATTGTTGTTAAGGCTTTCTCCCAATAACTTACTCAACAAATCAATTTTATCTAATGTAAACGCCttgtacattgtactacagacAATAATTCCACAGAAGTTGTACGATGCCTGTTGCCAACTTAATTAAAATGGTGCCATCTTGGAACATATGAAAAGCATCATGCTCTGTCGCCAGTTGAGTTTTTCGATGTGGCTTAGCGTCCACATTTGTAAATTGGTTTAGAATCTTTTGTCGTATGGCAATGATTTAAAGATGTGAAAATTGACCAGAAGCGGTCGAGCTAGCGGACgtggaacggaagtaggctATCGGTCTTAGAGCAGTTTTGCAACAGACAGTCTGATTGGTTAACAAATATAGCTATAATTGTTTGAAATTGTGTAATAATGATTTCCTATGAGCAAAGGGTCATACACTCTAACAAAATAAGGAATACTAGTACTGGGCTCAAAACCTGATCTGTTATCCATTATGAATAAGCCGtatatgaaatttcatttaTAGCTATCGGTATACATATtctaataaataattaacaagAATTGCATAACCTAAAATTGCCTGCTtgtcaaatattacatgtagcACCCTCATCCAACTTCTTTAATAATGTACAGTTAATAGACCATTTCAACACTTGCAATCCCTTTTTTCTTCGAATAGGCGAGTCTAAAGGAAAATGGGAATGTCAGTTTATCATGCGAAGCATATAGGTGCCTGCTCACCTATACGTCcatatttaaaatacaatgcATAACGATGAAACAAAGACACATACACAAAAGGCAGGTCACCTTTCTCTTGAAGCAATACATTTCCGTCGCGTTTCGTCAAGTTTAATGTAGCATTTAACATGTAGGTCGTAACGTAAAATGCCATTGTAAACATATATCACATAATTTAACGACCTACTTCACAATTATAGCCCTTTCTGATGATAATGTCACTGTCCTTCCGCACAAGAGTGTCGTCAAATTCGGCTGAGGTCGTGTTGATGATGCAATGATCCGGCCATAACATCTGTGTGACGTTGTATGCTACGGCTTGGCATGAGGTCACCGGGTCACAGAGTACTCCTGAAATAGCGAcaatgattataaaatattttaacgcTTAATGTTAAACTTTCGTTTAAATATGCATATGTCCGTGTGCTGCCTAAAAGCAGTACCATAGACCATTAAAGGTTATACTGTCTCCTTAAACTATTTATGACGGTAGGCTGTATGCGTCTCAATTTCGTtcaaaaaatacaatgtaataattcaATTCAATGGTGTACTTCAGTTTAACGTGTGGTTAGAATCAGAAGCAAAAATATCACTTGCGAAATTGTAATAAGATACCTGTCGATAATTAACTGTGTGACAATTATATCTCTCATTGTACTTCGGTCCCTGACGCGACGAAAGTTAGGAACGGAATGTATAATAGAAAACGAGAACAACTACAAAATGTTATGCTGTGTCTAAAGGTCGTGATGGCCCTTCGGAACCATTCTATTGTCCTGACATTCCCATGTAAACTAGTAAATGGATTTTCTTATAGAGGAGTAAAACCTATTTTGATTTGGTTCGAGATTATGTCCCTTCAAGGGGTATACAAATACATGAATCTGTGTCGGCCTCCAAATCTCCAGTGTATAGTGAAATCTATGAATCTCTTATACACAGGTCCTCTTCAGAGTTGTAAATAACTCTCGCTCGTATAGATAATGGAAACTAACCTAATATCGACACTGGGGACTCATATTGGGGTTGTAAAACATTGAATAACAGCATATCCTTTCCATTTAATTTCTTTCATTGGCGGGCAATTCCGCAAGGACATCTAGGTAATGCATACAAATAGAAACCATCaatagatacatttgtatgacggCTGAACGACAAAAGgtaaagttttttgttttttgtttttttttcaattacttGTTATATTACTTTCTCGAAACTTAAAATTCCCGCACCTTTCCCATGGATTTTTCACCCCGTAAACGTTAACTAGTACTGCTCCTAAAACCCTTTCTAAGGAACCAATTTAATATTCCTGGTTTTATCCTTCATAGAAAACAGCATTTCCAGATTTAGACATTAACCAATGTGTATCTCAACTACTTTAAACACTTCACGTTTTACCCAGTAAATGTACAAGGGCCCTATGAATAACACTTCTAAATATAAACTCAGAATTATATGCCGCAATGCACCAAATTATAAATACATCCTTGTTGGGACGCGTCcgtgatgctagagacatcatacagctgtttcgcccttgatggactcgtcagtgatgctagacatcatacagctgtttgtttATCTTGTTAATGAtggacccgtcagtgatgctagacatcatacagctgtttcgcccttgttagactcgtcagtgatgatagacatcatacagctgtgtggCCCTtgttggactcgtcagtgattctagagacatcacacagctgtttcgcccTTATTGGATTCGTCAGtaatgctagagacatcatacagctgtttcgctcTTGTtagactcgtcaatgatgctagacatcatacagctgtgtggCCCTTGTTggtctcgtcagtgattctagagacatcatacagctgtttcgtccttgctggactcgtcggtgatgctagacatcatacagctgtttcgcccttgttggactcgtcagtgatgctagagacatcacacagctgtttcactcttccaggactcgtcagtgatgctagagacatcagacagctgtttcgcccttgttggactcgtcagtgactctagagacatcatacagctgtttcgtccttgctggactcgtcagtgatgctagacatcatacagctatttggCCCTTGTTGGATTCGttagtgatgctagagacatcatacagctatttggCCCTTGTTGGATTCGttagtgatgctagagacatcatacagctgttggCCGTtgttggactcgtcagtgatgctaggtacatgtacatcatacagctctttCGCCCTTGTTCGACTCGTCATCGgtgctagagacatcatacatgTTAACGTTGTTTCGTCCTTGTTTGACTCGTCGGCGAAGCATGATGCCAAAATTGCAGAATTCCAGAAAGAAGGAAATGTCGGGAAATAGACAGATTTTAGAAATGAAAGAAATCTTCATCAACCTTATTAACTGAATTAAGTTGATTATTTTTATtggatatattttataatgaatagtttatacaatgtagtttgaATAGTGTCAAAGTTAATAGGAGCGGACGTGTAGCACGCACACCACATAATTATTTGCTCTTCAATTCAGGGTTGATATTGACGATAACGGTatctttgtttaaaatcgaCTCGCAATAAATCTTACCATTCTTATCGTAAAATAACGTCACTTCAGTATAGACGTCAGATCCATTGTGTTGGGAGGCAAACGAAATGTGATCAGAGCAATGCCAGTCCTGGGATAAAACAACCAATCGGAATGCGTGTTCGTAGTCACTGCGGAGAGCGTTGATTATTGGTACGACTTCCTCTCCGTTTGAAACTGCAAGGCTTCCTCCGGGTAGGAAACAATTTTGGACATCGATGATGATGAAGGCAACATTTTCGGACAGAACAGCAGGGATTGTGGATACAATAAGTATCCAAAACAACCTAGAAAGCAGAAAAACACATGACCAGTATAAAAAAAtcctaaaaaaaaatgttacaaaagGTGTTGTATATGGTTAGATAAATGTCCGTACATTGGATGATTTCGATGGTGGTAGGGTAGTTGGATAGTTTTCCATACATTGTGATGGTGGTTGGATACTATTACGTCCATTATGATGGTGGTAGGGTGGTTTGATACTATAACGTCCATTGTGATGGTGGTAGGGTGGAAGGATAGTGTTACGTACATTGTGATGGTGGTAGGGTGGTTGTGATAATATTAAATCCATTGTGATGGTGGTATGGTGGTTGGATAGTATGACGTACATTGTGATGGTGGTAGGATGGTTGTGATAATATTACGTCCATTGTGATGGTGGTAGGGTGGTTGGATAATGTTACGTACATTGTGATGGTGGTAGGGTGGTTGTGATAATATTACGTACATTGTGATGGTGGTAGGGTGGTTGTAATAATATTACGTCCATTGTGATGGTGGTAGAGTGGTTGTGATAATATTACGTATATTGTGATGGTGGTAGGGTGGTTGTGATAATAATACGTACATTGTGATGGTGGTAGGGTGGTTGTGATAATACTACGTACATTGTGATGGTGGTAGGGTGGTTGTGATAATACTACGTACATTGTGATGGTGGTAGGGTGGTTGGATAATATTACGTCCATTGTGATGGTGGTAGGGTGGTTGTGATAATATTACGTACATTGTGATGGTGGTTGGGTGGTTGGATAATGTTACGTCCATTGTGATGGTGGTAGGGTGGTTGGATAGTATGACGTACATTGCGATGGTGGTAGGGTGGTTGGATAATATTACGTACATTGTGATGTAGGTAGGGTGGTTGGATAATATTACGTACATTGTGATGTAGGTAGGGTGGTTGGATAGTATGACGTACATTGCGATGGTGGTAGGGTGGTTGGATATGTTTACGTCTATTGTGATGGTGGTAGGGTGGTTGGATAGTGTTACGTACATTATGATGGTGGTAGGTTGGTTGGATAATATTACGTACATTGTGATGGTGGTAGGGTGGTTGTGATAATATTACGTACATTGTGATGGTGGTAGGGTGGTTGTGATAATATTACGTACTTTGCGATGGTGGTAGGGTGGTTGGATAATTTGACTTGCATTTCGATGGTggtagaggggggggggggggggggggggggagcggAGGGTGAATTGTATTTCATGCACACATAATGAAA
Proteins encoded in this region:
- the LOC117318088 gene encoding nicotinamidase-like, which encodes MLAGVRLFWILIVSTIPAVLSENVAFIIIDVQNCFLPGGSLAVSNGEEVVPIINALRSDYEHAFRLVVLSQDWHCSDHISFASQHNGSDVYTEVTLFYDKNGVLCDPVTSCQAVAYNVTQMLWPDHCIINTTSAEFDDTLVRKDSDIIIRKGYNCEVDSYSAFFDNGQISQTGLDTILQDADISTVFVTGLALDYCVYYTSSDSKRLGYTTYLVQDASRGVANATSVAAVADMKSKGIHIIQSKEVGAILESITSGARSRGGPIVTIYIVVTMVTFMKLLGCQSVSE